The proteins below come from a single Bombus vancouverensis nearcticus unplaced genomic scaffold, iyBomVanc1_principal scaffold0040, whole genome shotgun sequence genomic window:
- the LOC143304564 gene encoding venom serine protease Bi-VSP-like — MEQGWTQHPKGHNRHPQRGQRSLHALASGPSYQGSSRRRWCHPDSYSSDGKEHFGSGRQKACPTANSTRSRETRTTSHRDEIRWELQPHLPSLIGTLSTGLGYVYPICTKEPLRKSNFVGYNPLVAGWGALRYRRPRRNALMEVQMPAIKNAECKIAYSKFPNAPDITDGIICAEHAQGGEDSCTADRGGPLLIQHELTSYLIGIVSYAYKCGTAGYPSVYTRVTSYLDFILQAMQ, encoded by the exons atggagcaagggtggacacagcatccaaaagggcacaatcgtcatcctcagagaggacaacgttccctccatgcattggcctctgggccgagttatcaaggttcatccaggcgccgatggtgtcatccggacagctacagttcagacggcaaagagcattttggatcggggcgtcaaaaggcttgtcccactgccaattcaacccgatctcgagaaacccgaacaactagccaccgagacgaaataagatgggaacttcaaccacacctccctagtttgatcggtaccctctcaacggggttag ggtacgtatatcccatttgtacgaaagagcccctacgaaagagcaacttcgtcggctataacccccttgttgctggatggggagcattaagatata gacgaccacgacgtaatgcattaatggaagtacaaatgccagcgattaagaacgccgaatgcaaaatagcttattccaaatttcctaatgcacctgatatcactgatggtataatatgcgccgaacatgctcagggtggagaggattcttgtacg gctgaccgcggcggaccactgctgatacaacatgaattaacctcgtatttaataggtattgtgtcttacgcttataagtgcggcacagctggctatcccagcgtttacactagggtcacatcgtaccttgacttcattctccaagcgatgcaataa